GACGCCTCGGCCCTCCGGGATGCGCTCTCCCAGCGCCTCCCCGAGTACATGGTGCCGTCCGCGTTCGTCTTCCTCGATGCGCTCCCACTGAGCCCGAGCGGCAAGGTGGACCGCAAGGCGCTCCCTGCGCCTGACTTCGTCCCCGTCACGCGGGAGTTCGTCGCGCCGCGCACGCCGACGGAGCAGTTGCTTGCGTCCCTGTTCGCCTCGGTCCTGCGGGTCGAGCAGGTGGGTGCCACCGACCACTTCTTCGAGCTGGGTGGACACTCGCTGTTGGGAACGCGGCTGGTCGCGCAGCTGCGCTCTGCCACGGGCGTGACGTTGCCGCTGCGAGACCTCTTCGAGGCGCCGACGGTGGAGCTGCTCGCGAAGCGGCTCGTGGCGCTGTCGCAAGGGGAGTCCGACGGCGCGGCGAAGCTGGCGCCTGTCGCACGGACGGGTGTGATTCCGCTGTCGTTCGCCCAGCAGCGACTGTGGTTCCTGGATCAGCTCCAGCCCGGCACGGCGTCGTACAACCTGCCCGCGGCGCTCCGACTCGAGGGCTCGCTGGATGTCGAGGCCCTGAGGCAGTCGCTGCGCGCGCTCGTGCAGCGACATGAGGTGCTGCGCACGCACTTCATCGTGCGTGATTCACAGCCCATCCAGGTCATCCGGCCCGAGGCCGAGGTCGAGCTGCCCGTGGTGGAGCTCGGCGGGTTGGACGGACAGCCGCGCGAGGCGGAAGCGCGTCGACTGATGCGCGAAGAGGCGCTCCGTCCGTTCGACCTGGCGCGTGGACCGTTGGTGCGTGCCTCCCTGTTGCGGCTGGATGCGCGACAGCACCTGCTGCTCGTCACCGTCCACCACATCATCTCGGATGGATGGTCCACGGAGATCATGGTCCGTGAGCTGGGGGCCTTCTACCGCCAGTTCTCGGGCGGAGAGGCCGCGCAGCTCGCGGCGCTCCCCATCCAGTACGCGGACTTCTCCGTCTGGCAGCGGCAGTGGCTCGACGGCGAGCGGCTCCGGGGCGAGTTGGATTGGTGGCGCGAGCAGCTCACGGGTGCGCCGGCGGCGTTGGAGTTGCCCACGGACAGGCCGCGTCCGGCCGCGCAGACCGAGCACGGCGCGGTGCTTCCGATTGAGCTCTCCGGGAGTCTGAGCAACGCGGTGAAGGCGCTCGCGCAGCGCGAGGGGGCCACGCCGTTCATGGTCCTGCTCGCGGCCTGGCAGCTCGTGCTCTCGCGCTACTCGGGCCAGAACGACGTCTCCGTCGGCTCGCCCATCGCGAACCGCAACCGCGCGGAGACCGAGGGCCTGGTCGGCTTCTTCGTCAACACGCTGGTCCTGCGCTCGAGCATCGACACGCAGCGCACGTTCCGCGAGCTGCTGGGACAGGTGCGCCTGAGCACCCTGGCCGCCTACGAGCACCAGGACGTCCCGTTCGAGAAGCTCGTCGAGGAACTGCAGCCGCAGCGTGACCTGAGCCGATCGCCGCTGTTCCAGGTCACCCTCACACTTCAGAACACCCCGAGCGCCACGCTGACGCTCCCCGGCATCACGCTCACGCAGCTTCCTCCGGAGCTGGAGACCTCGAAGTTCGACATCAGCTTGTTGCTCGAGGAGGGCTCGGGCGGATTCGCGGGTGTCTTCAACTACAACACCGACCTGTTCGACGCGGCCACCATCGAGGGCCTGTCGCGTCACTTCTCCGTGCTGCTCACCGAGGCGGTCTCCACGCCCGACACACAGCTCGCGCGACTTCCGTTGCTCACGTCCGCCGAGAAGCAGCAGGTGCTCTCGACGTGGAACGAGACCGCCCGGGCGTATCCGCGCAGCGCGAGCGTGCATGCGCTGTTCGAGCAGCAGGTGACCCGTTCTCCCGACGCGGTCGCTGTCGTCTCGGGGGATGAGGCTGTCACCTACTCGCAGCTCGACGCGCGCTCCAATCAGCTCGCGCATCACCTGCGCGCCTTGGGTGTTCTCCCCGGCTCTCGCGTCGCCGTGCGCCTCGACCGCTCAGCCGACCTCATCGTCTCCCTGCTGGCCATCCTCAAGGCCGGTGCGTCCTACGTCCCCCTCGACAAGGCCTGGCCCTCCGAGCGCCTCTCCTTCGTCCTCCGCGAGTCCGCCGCTGGCGTCCTCGTCTCTCACTCCGACGTCGCGGATGACTTGCCCGCTTTCGGTGCCGTCCTCCTCCTCGTCGATGAGGAGGCCTCTCGCATCGCCCGTCGGCCCACGACTGCGCTTGCTTCCGAAGTGACGGGCGACGACCTCGCCTACGTCATGTTCACCTCGGGTTCCACCGGCGAGCCCAAGGGTGTCTGCGTTCCCCACCGGGGCGTCACGCGCCTCGTCTCTTCTTCCTTCATTCACTTCGGCGCTTCGGAAGTCTGGCTCCACGCCGCTCCCGTCGCCTTCGATGCCTCCACCCTCGAAATCTGGG
This portion of the Myxococcus fulvus genome encodes:
- a CDS encoding condensation domain-containing protein, producing the protein QGQPSPVGVPGELFIGGVQVGLGYWRSPHLTAERFIPDAFSDSPGARLYRTGDLARWLPDGTLEYLGRSDFQVKLRGFRIELGEVENALRSIPSVSDAVVTVRDEARLVAYLVSTSQDASALRDALSQRLPEYMVPSAFVFLDALPLSPSGKVDRKALPAPDFVPVTREFVAPRTPTEQLLASLFASVLRVEQVGATDHFFELGGHSLLGTRLVAQLRSATGVTLPLRDLFEAPTVELLAKRLVALSQGESDGAAKLAPVARTGVIPLSFAQQRLWFLDQLQPGTASYNLPAALRLEGSLDVEALRQSLRALVQRHEVLRTHFIVRDSQPIQVIRPEAEVELPVVELGGLDGQPREAEARRLMREEALRPFDLARGPLVRASLLRLDARQHLLLVTVHHIISDGWSTEIMVRELGAFYRQFSGGEAAQLAALPIQYADFSVWQRQWLDGERLRGELDWWREQLTGAPAALELPTDRPRPAAQTEHGAVLPIELSGSLSNAVKALAQREGATPFMVLLAAWQLVLSRYSGQNDVSVGSPIANRNRAETEGLVGFFVNTLVLRSSIDTQRTFRELLGQVRLSTLAAYEHQDVPFEKLVEELQPQRDLSRSPLFQVTLTLQNTPSATLTLPGITLTQLPPELETSKFDISLLLEEGSGGFAGVFNYNTDLFDAATIEGLSRHFSVLLTEAVSTPDTQLARLPLLTSAEKQQVLSTWNETARAYPRSASVHALFEQQVTRSPDAVAVVSGDEAVTYSQLDARSNQLAHHLRALGVLPGSRVAVRLDRSADLIVSLLAILKAGASYVPLDKAWPSERLSFVLRESAAGVLVSHSDVADDLPAFGAVLLLVDEEASRIARRPTTALASEVTGDDLAYVMFTSGSTGEPKGVCVPHRGVTRLVSSSFIHFGASEVWLHAAPVAFDASTLEIWGALLHGSKLVLAPPHSLSLEELGAVLVREKVSSLWLTAALFEQMVAHQPVALSGVRQLLAGGDV